One genomic window of Salvelinus alpinus chromosome 9, SLU_Salpinus.1, whole genome shotgun sequence includes the following:
- the LOC139584521 gene encoding putative nuclease HARBI1 isoform X1: protein MKAQNCVFLSALTMACPFVRDVVDEEALVLRRAFRRERVFRDRLDPLAFPDDHLYERYRFSADGIRYLCRLLGPRIKHRTARSHALSVEQMVCVALRFFASGAFLYSVGDAEQLNKATICRTIRSVCLAIKALADVFISFPGHRRLCDIKEEFYRIAGFPNVIGAVDCTHIRIKAPSGAHEADFVNRKSFHSINVQMVCNADCVISNVVAKWPGSVHDSRIFRASEIYQCLSQGEFSGVLLGDRGYGCQPFLLTPFTDPQEAQQAYNHAHARTRARVEMTFGLLKARFHCLHKLRVSPVRACDITVACAVLHNVACLRKERAPRVPPAMDWDNPAIFPDDDSGRLLRDQYVLNYFS from the exons atgaaggcccaaaattgtgtgttcctttctgctctgacaatggcatgcccattcgtgcgagatgtggtggatgaagaagcacttgtgctgaggagagccttcaggcgagaaagggtcttcagggaccggttggacccactggccttccctgatgaccatctatatgaaagatacaggttttctgcagatggcatcaggtatctatgcagactactgggtcccaggattaagcaccgcactgcacggagccatgcactgagtgtggagcaaatggtttgtgtggccttgcgcttttttgctagtggagccttcctgtactcagtgggggatgcagaacagctgaacaaggccacaatttgccgcacaataaggagtgtgtgtctggctatcaaagcattagcagatgtcttcatctccttccctggccacagaagactctgtgacatcaaagaggagttctataggattgcag gtttccccaatgtcattggtgcagtggactgcacacacataaggataaaagccccctcaggtgcccatgaggccgattttgtgaataggaaatcctttcacagcattaatgttcag atggtctgcaatgctgactgtgtgatcagcaatgttgtggcaaaatggcctggctcagtccatgactccagaatctttcgggcctctgaaatctatcagtgcctatcacaag gtgaattctctggtgtgttgctgggagacagggggtatggctgccagccttttctcctgacacctttcacagacccccaggaagcacagcaggcctacaaccatgcccatgccaggaccagggccagagttgaaatgacctttggcctcctgaaggcacgctttcactgccttcacaaattaagggtcagccctgttagggcatgtgatattactgtggcttgtgctgtcctccacaatgtggcctgcctgaggaaggagagggcccccagagtgccaccagccatggactgggacaatccggcaatcttccctgatgacgacagtggtcggctgctgagggaccaatatgtgttgaattattttagttag
- the LOC139584521 gene encoding putative nuclease HARBI1 isoform X2, which translates to MLIQVKAPVQQQQHMMETMMRRRPSLWIPEGMRYLCRLLGPRIKHRTARSHALSVEQMVCVALRFFASGAFLYSVGDAEQLNKATICRTIRSVCLAIKALADVFISFPGHRRLCDIKEEFYRIAGFPNVIGAVDCTHIRIKAPSGAHEADFVNRKSFHSINVQMVCNADCVISNVVAKWPGSVHDSRIFRASEIYQCLSQGEFSGVLLGDRGYGCQPFLLTPFTDPQEAQQAYNHAHARTRARVEMTFGLLKARFHCLHKLRVSPVRACDITVACAVLHNVACLRKERAPRVPPAMDWDNPAIFPDDDSGRLLRDQYVLNYFS; encoded by the exons atgctgatcca ggtgaaggccccagtgcagcagcaacagcacatgatggagacgatgatgaggaggagaccatctctctggattccagaaggcatgag gtatctatgcagactactgggtcccaggattaagcaccgcactgcacggagccatgcactgagtgtggagcaaatggtttgtgtggccttgcgcttttttgctagtggagccttcctgtactcagtgggggatgcagaacagctgaacaaggccacaatttgccgcacaataaggagtgtgtgtctggctatcaaagcattagcagatgtcttcatctccttccctggccacagaagactctgtgacatcaaagaggagttctataggattgcag gtttccccaatgtcattggtgcagtggactgcacacacataaggataaaagccccctcaggtgcccatgaggccgattttgtgaataggaaatcctttcacagcattaatgttcag atggtctgcaatgctgactgtgtgatcagcaatgttgtggcaaaatggcctggctcagtccatgactccagaatctttcgggcctctgaaatctatcagtgcctatcacaag gtgaattctctggtgtgttgctgggagacagggggtatggctgccagccttttctcctgacacctttcacagacccccaggaagcacagcaggcctacaaccatgcccatgccaggaccagggccagagttgaaatgacctttggcctcctgaaggcacgctttcactgccttcacaaattaagggtcagccctgttagggcatgtgatattactgtggcttgtgctgtcctccacaatgtggcctgcctgaggaaggagagggcccccagagtgccaccagccatggactgggacaatccggcaatcttccctgatgacgacagtggtcggctgctgagggaccaatatgtgttgaattattttagttag